Part of the Nicotiana tabacum cultivar K326 chromosome 20, ASM71507v2, whole genome shotgun sequence genome, aaaggaaaatgGGCTTATTTTTTTGGAGTTAAATCGGACTGGGCCAGTCTAAATAGCCCAAATTCCCCTTCACAAACCGTGAGCCCTGTTAACCCACTGGTCGTCAATATCCGGCCATAGCCCGCCTTTGTTTCTTCTGTACAAACAACACcactgagtatgaagcctgtattaTGGGTATGAATATGGTAGTTGACATggatgtggaagaattgttaatcatgggagattctgacttgattatTCGGCAAGCTCAAGGTGAATGGAAAACTCGGGACATCAAGCTTATCCCATACatgcaacatgtggaagatcttagcaaacgGTTCAAGTCTGTTCAATTCAGGTACATCCCTCGATTCCACAATGAGTTCGTTGATGCGCTAGCTACCTTGGCGGTAATGTTGCCATATCTGGGTAATGTCCATATTGACTCATTAGATATCCAAATTCGAGAAAAACATGGTTATTGCAATGCAGTTGAAATAGAAACAGAttttcagccatggtatcatgacatcaaaagaTTTTTGAAGACAAAGGAATACCCCAAGCAAaccagtggagaccaaaagagaaccattagaaggctaGCCAACAATTTCTTCTTGAGTGGAGatgtcttgtacaaaagaactccagatttgAATCTTTTAAGGTGCGTAGATGCTCAAGAGGCTAGAAAGATCATAaacgaagtacattcgggagtatGCGGGCCCCATATGAATGGATATGTCCTTGTAAAGAAAATCCTTCGGCGGGTTATTATTAGATGACCATGGAGaaggattgcttcagttttgtccgaaAGCGCCATCAGTATCAGATacacggtgacctgattcatgcaaCACCTTCAGAATTGCATCCTATATCAGCACCTTGGTCGTTCAttgcctggggtatggatgtAATTGGACCGATTGAgacaaaagcttcaaatgggcacaaatTCATCTTAGttgccattgactatttcacaaaataggTTGAAGCAGTCACTTTCAAAACCGTtaccaagaaagcggtggtggacttcgtgcattccaacaTCATTTGCtgttttggtattcctaaaactatcattacagacaatgctgcaaatctgaatagtcatttgatgagagaggtatgcgaacaatttaagatcacgcatcgtaactctactccttatcggcccaaagctaatggtgctgttgaaacaacaaacaagaatatcaagaagatcctTAGGGAAAATGATGCAaagttctagacaatggcattAGAAGCCTCCTTTTGTATTATTGGGATACTGCACAACCGTGTGCACATCAATTGGGGCAACACCCTATTTATTGGTTTATGGCTCGAAGCCATAATACCtacagaagttgagattccctctcttcgaatcattattgaagctgagattgaggatGATGAATGGTTCAAGACCTGTTTAGAACAATTAAccatgattgatgaaaaacggatGGCCGCAGTCTACCACatgcagttgtatcaacaaagaatggcccgtgcctacaataggaaagtgcggcctagaaactTTGAAATGGGGCAACTCGCTCTGAGACGTATTctcccgcatcatgaagaagtaaaaggaaaatttgctccaaattggaaaggtccataaaTTGTAAGAAAACTGTTGTCGAAAAGAGCACTATATTTGGGAGACATCACATgaaatgatcccgaaacagcTGTTAATACTGAtacggtcaaaaggtattatgtttgaccctttTTACGCGATTTTAATACtctccgattgggatgacgaaggctttcatttcttgctacccaaacactatcaaccctttgcaaaccctttgagctggttactcttctttgattaccctctttggaaccaaGAAGttgttaaaaaaatgaaaatgaaaaaaataaagcaaaacaaaacaaaacaaaacaaaaacaaaaacaaaagttttccttgaactacgttcgacttgattccaaaaggatacgtaggcaacctctctctggggttcagtcacaccaaaacaaaaatcaacattttttcaaagttgaaactggggcagaagttacaaTGATCTGGCATTAGTCTTGCCTGAAAGGTTCTAAATTTGTAATTCAATTACCCAAATCCTATTCAAGTCCTTCAGATCAATTGGTAAAGATGTTCAAATTGGAAGATAtggttacttggatctgatacaatcaaatgagagaaataaaatgagagaattttattggtgaaaacccacacgggcaccttaaggcgatggtaagcagagaaattaaaaatgagagagtcttattagtaaaAACTCgaaaagagcactataaggcgacaaagAGAGAGatcagctggtgaaaacccgtAAATGGCACCACTGATCGAAAAAAGGATCCTCATAGCCATCGACATCGAcggagtcctggcaaggttctcAGTTTTGAGGTATGAGTTACGATGAATTTATGAGAGTTGGACGGTTTACACtgatcgggtatccagtccaagaggcatgtcatATTCATTAAAGTCCGCATGCACTCTATATAAGTCCTTTTTTCATTTCACCGAAAGGGATATCTCTCCTCTAAGTTCATTTGTCCGTTTTATTGCttgattttctttgaatccctttcggtctaattatatttcaaaactaaGATAAAGAAAAGATGACAAGATTGGTTTACAGGATTTTTGTTTAACACAAGCCGATATTCAAGAAGGCACCTAGCCTCAGCATGTGCATCAAGTCGACttcgactggccatgatggccgatgctttggAGTCGAAAGCtcctgaaaagaaagaaaatcaaagtcaaatgcccacaaaggcaaaataaagttgaaaaggttaagtcccacatgATTAACCATCATTGTTAAAGTTTTGGAAAAAGTCAAGATCTCTAGTTATAGGAATGAAACCAATCCCCAGAGAGCAAGCAAGCGATGGAGATCTTTATCGAAAAAATCGAGCCGAGATAAAGTGATTGAAACGCTCAAGGCCATAAAACCAACCACTACTTCGAAATGATAAATTattctttatttgaaaaaatagGAAAACGTGTGTAATTCAAAGTAATCTTGTACGAGGCAGGCGCAACAAAAGTAAACCACGCAGAAACTAAAATGGTTATGCAACAATATCAACCCAAGAGGGAAGTCCCCTCTAACTTATTTACTCACTCTcttaaataaaaatgatgaataatgaaatggaaagaaaagaaaagaagaaaacttcaAAGCCATGGTAGCGTAGGGCCTCCAATCCCTAactgatgattttccaacatagggtcccactccctagttgatgtcagCATAACCTAATGACTTTCTAACAGAGGGTCCCACTTTCTAGTttatgccagcataacctgatgattttccaacatagggtcccactccctagttgatgccagcataacctgatcattttccaacataaggtcccattccctagttgatgccagcataacccgatgtctttccaacatagggtcccacttcatagttgatgccagcataacctgatgacttttccaacatagggtcccactccctagttgatgccatcataacctgatgactttccaacttagggtctcactccctagttgatggtAGCATAACATGATGactttctaacatagggtctcactccctagttgatgccagcataacgtgatgactttttcaacatatggtctcactccctagttgatgccagcataacatgatgactttccaacataaggtcccactctctagttgatgccagcataacctgatgactttccaacatagggtcccactccctagttgatgccaacatagcctgatgactttttcaacatagggttccactcccttgttgattccagcataacctgatgactttccaacataggatcccactccctagttgatgccagcataacctggtgaTTTTCCCAATCTAGGTTtttcaatccctagttgattttacttgcagacatagggtctccactccctaatctttttcccaaggatacacaatcctgttTTTAATTGCTTTCAATAATGAAATAGTATAGAGTTTTGGTTAcaaataactcatgaaatttttctagtgaaaattggggcagaaaaatttcgttcgtttcgTTCGTTTtagtgtctgagcaggtttttacctcgaggcacaaaTTTTGAGACgataaaaagaagaagtctcaatccaaaataaaagaaaagaagaaaaagaaaagttaaacCCAAAGCGCAGAAGCAGAGAAGATATGGACTACTCAAGACAAGATTGAGGTCACCAGtttgcatgtcccgtcttgatccGTAAAAGATGAAAAAGATTGAACCAGCAcatgcagctaacaagcatcaagatccAGATCAGTTGCTGCATAAAGAACTATCCAAGACTAAAGACCAAGCTTCAAAAATTTacagataggaatcttgtaactcgtagctgataggtttagttagttttcttcatttttacttCGGTGTAACAAGGAGTTCAGTAGCAGTAACAGCAGCAACAATAGTGATCACAGCTTTCCGGTAGtgccaactaccaaaacttccagaactacactaacctgattcctttatagccaaggatatgtaggcaacctttgaagtaaggttcggtcaaattttttcaaaattcttcccATGGAGTATCTAAACGGGAAAAAattgctcgtaattgctcactttatctttgcccgaaaacccttcatgtttccaagcaaagaggggcagcaaCGAACACGTGATTTTTTCTCGATGAAAAAATACTCCtataaattcacaaaaaatagatttgtttttaattattttaatttttatagaatttttaggaattttttgctaattgttgtttgcATTTTAGTTgcatgtttaatattttaaaattataagaaaatatcaaaaaattctaaaaattcattGCATaacatttttagttttatttgcaTATAGGAATTAATTGTATTATTAagcaaaatcacaaaaatggccaTTTTCACATATTTAAACTTTTAGTctttaaaattagtatttttctttagttttaagttaattagttgtaGAAATAGatgaataattttaatttttaccaattagattaatttaggactcaatttaggtttttaattaattatgttttaaagtcaaaaagaaagaaaaaataagaaaggaaaaggGGTTTATTTTTTTGGAGTTAAATCGGACTGGGCCAGTCTAAATAGCCCAAATTCCCCTCACAAATCACCCAGCCCAGTTCCCGTAACCTAGACCGGTCCAATccccaaattaaaccaaaatgaTGCCGTTATGCAACGCCCAATCTcagcctttgattttctttgatCGGACGGCTGAGAACTAATCCTCTCAAACCCTTATAATTTTCCTAACAAGACCCCCAACCCAAACCCTAAAACCATCTCTCACTCTCTATCTCCCTCAACTCATAGAAACCCCAGCCGCCAACCGCCGTCTGCTGCCATCATAAATCGCCCCACGGCGGTGGCGACACCCCAATCCTAtccaaattcataccagacaaccACCACACTCCCCTAATTTTATATCTACCAccaattttcccaaaatccccACCCATTTGCTTCAATTTCAAAtctgaaattccaaaaaaaagaaaTCCGTCCTTTTCTGATTTCTTGGGCGATACCATTCGTTTGGGTTATAACTTACGTTAATCGATTGCTCTTAGCGAGAGCAGTTGATTGATATTAGTTTTAGCTTATTTCGAGGTCATCGGAATTTGACCAACCCACCAGAATCTGGCCAGTGTTGGTGTAGCAATTTCTTTGGCTTGCCGGAAACTTCTTTTCTTTTGACAATCGGTCTGAGCATTATAGGTATCTCcttcttctgttttgttttctcACTAACGTGtaattagtttagtttaatttGCATATCGATTCTAATTGTTCAAAATTAGTCCATGTTAATATAAACTAATTGCATTCTGTGTGTTAATTGCCAATTTAGAGTTTAGGTTAGTCATATTGCCATTGCGTTTTCTTCAGAAATCAAAACTCGTTTTTGTAACATTTTCTGTATTGATTCTGTTTTACCATTGGATTTATTTTAGATTAATTAGGTCATTGCATACTTAGTTAGTTCAATTATGTTGATTAATTTAATTGCATTAGTTTGAATTAAGCTTAGTCGGgttttcttcctatttttcttggttaaataatttattttctgcaccactaattttcttttgttttagtctactGATTTTTTGTTGGTATGGTTGTTTTGGTAATAAGCGGAACTTAAAGGGTTCAATTGGGAAGTAAAAATGGGGGAATTTCAGATAAAAATATCAGAAGCTTCTAGTACTGGACAACTGTCCATTTTTAGTGTTAAAAAATGCTAAAAATTGGGTAACAAGACAGTTATACCAAAATCTGTTAAAACGATGCTTTCTTATCCCTTTTTCACAGCTGACATCCCTGAAATTCAGGCTGGAATATTCCCTATCAGACTCTCTCTCATTCCTTTCCTTGTGCATTCCTACATTCTATATAAAGGACCTCACACTCACTCACAGACACACATATTATCATAAGATATTCACTCTAAAAGGTATCTTTGAAAACACAAGGAATTCTAGGAAAAGATTTCTTCATTTCACactgatttttttccttttcttgagtCTCAAAGTAGGTTTAGAAACAGAAATAATTCTCTGTTATTGCTGGCTCATTATTTCTGcaattaaagggttgatttcAACTCAATCTCCTCTTATTTTGTTGCTGCTCTGTTGCTACTGCTGTTCTTCTTGCTGTTGCTCCTTCCAGTTTGTTTCAGAGATTTATTTTCccttttgttcttcttttctgcTACAGGTATATGCTACACAATTGAGCACCTGTTTAAGTATCTGAACAGACTTTGAGTGTCAATAAATGTGTTTGAAGCTTTTTATGCGTGCTAATTGCTTGCTTAAGCTACATGGCTGCACTAAGCCCTTCTTTGATTTAGTTTTCCTATTCAATATTAAATATGTAGTTTAAACAAGAATGGGTTTTACTTAGTTTCATATTGATTAGAAGTGATTCCTTACTGAAATACATGTCAGGACTGCTAAAAAAATGTTTCTTGCCGTTGTCACATACTTGCTAAACATGTATTAATCTAAGTTTGTCTCTTGTTCGAGGTCTCAAAGGATTCAAGCTAGGGAATGGACTGTTGAGATTTGTTTGCTGTGGTGAAGTTAGGTTTTGTTGTATGAGTTTCTTGTTTAGTGGTTTGTAATGCCTTAAGACCCATCTAATCCTTCATACTCTCATGAATGTCCAGCTTAATATCTCATGTGTTGTAATTATTTTGGACAAACTGATTCAAATGCAGCCTGTGCATAGATATGTTTGTGTTTAAGATTCACCTTCAGTAATATCTAAGTTGAATATGTATTTATTAGAGGATTAACATTTTTATTTAACTAGAGATTCCAAAGTCCGAGAccatgttttgttttgttatttatttttgttaatcCGAAAATTAAGTGATGAAATCAAATCAGAGTTGCTATTTGATGTAACATGTTTCAGTTTAAAAAATGGAAATACAGAATATAGAAGTAATTTCTATTGTAAGTAAAGTGATTTTAGAGCTGACGAAGATTCTCcagaagaggagggtcaatatagcgtgtgtgcaggagactaggtgggtaggaTCGAAGGCGAGGAATGTAAATGGGTATAAATTGTGGTTGTCCGGGATCGTTAAAGGAAAGAACGGATTGGGCATGTTGGTGGATAGGGAGCTCAGAAAGTCGGTGGTAGAGGTTAGGTGGGTGAATGCCAGATTGATGAAGATTAAGGTAGTAGTTGGAGGGAGTACTCTGAATGTCATTAGCGCTTACGCGCCGTAATCAGGATTAGACGAGGAAGTTAAAAGGTGTTTCTGGGAGGAGCTGGATGAGGTGGTGCGGAGTTTTCCATCTACGGAGAATCTATTCATATGAcgggatttcaatggtcatattgggttgTCTGCTGGTGGCTATGGTGAGGTGCATAGTGGCTTCAACTTTGGTGATAGAAACGGGGGGGTGGTACCTCATTGCTAGATTTCGCTAGCGCTTTTGAGTTGGTAATCGTGAACTTTATGTTTCCGAAGAGGGACgaaaatttagttacttttcGAAGTATGGTGGCTAAGACTCatattgactatctcctcctcaggaggtgtgatagggggttgtgcgaggattgcaaGGTGATCCCAAGTGAGAACCTCACAACTCAACATATGCTCCTGGTGAAGGACGTGGATCTTGATGAAGAGATAGAAGGGGTTTGTTaaaccccatattttcgtacataaaaataCGCCATACATACattaatgagagcccggaagtgagatgtcacgtcccgcagtattacatTATAGTGATGTCATGTTTCGCTGTATTAAGTTacaacgatgttgcaccctgaagtattgtacgttaaaatttcattttcagttaaccgTTGTAAGACTcgaggatgagatcatcttgacgttaacataCTTACGCTATTTGTATCAAgaaataaataagtgttatgaagaataAGATGGTGCACCGATTAAAGAAAACGACTTTCGTTGAAAgtagtcaatttggaataaaatacaggTCGAGTGATAATACcagataattatgaactagtaccatgcaaggtatcatatgaccacggtagtataatatataaagtatatatgaagtattttaaaaataaatagaattttaagtaatttgtggtaatttttaagttatgcgggtaattgattaattactgggtaacagaacattacccgattaactaacaagtggataaataattaataattaacccCTCCCCATGTGGCAATGAGCCACAAAGCCTAGAtaatgactaagtagtcattaTTCTAGGTGGCTGCATGAGTATAAATTAAATGAAGACTTAAAGTCAAGCCTTGGTAAGACTTGTAAAGTCTTATCTAATTAGACAATATAAAACTTCAATTCATTTTCCTTGGTTTGAAACCAAGAACTTGGAAAACAAAATCATTCTTGTCCAACTCCTAGCCAACGAATTTGTTCTTGGTTTTGAAATCAAGAACATTAAAACAGAACACTTCGTCCAAGCATTCAACTAGTTAGCCAAATCCAAGTATTTTAAAATCCTAGTACTTTCATCCAAATCTTGGcttcatttcaagtttaatgtCTTTGGCATTGGAAACCAAAAACTAGTCTCGTCCAAATCCTTGGCTCCATTTCGTTATTTTGGCAGTGATACCAAGCCAATTTCGTTCCTCAAATTCAAAAGCTTAGAGGCCTAAATCCGATTTttgggttctaagttcaatccatgAAGGTTTCTAATGAGATAATTATACGGAGTCgttcctactctaggtatgttaaggtcctcccttctttcttttggcatggtccaaattatattaaagaaacgagcaaatacataatttccataaattactctattcataaatttactaggggtgtctatattcttgattccccatgaaaaatattattattttttgttcaggttactttatgatattactcaaaggcaaagtggtcttatgacaattctgaaagattttattaacatacttttcatgcattacattcatgtgcattgacccatgacttagacggcgttatatacgtgtatatatgtatatatatgtatatgggatatgggaaaaggttacggcgttatatacgcaccaccacctgatcagctggtatatgatgatgatgttgcccacaatggctgaaatatgattcaaacggcgttatatacgcatatatatgtaagtatgattcaaacggcgttatatacgaggttatgacattatatacgcaccaccacctaatcagctggtatatgttgatgattttgcccacagtggccgtatgatatgatgggatgccctcagaggctgatgatgttatgagatatgtacctatgcacgacatgacattcatacgcatatggatgacgctaaaagtatttcatgatttacagagttattcagacttacaggttgagtcaagtactctatatttcttccatgtctattatgtacttatttatgtgccttacatactcggtacatttttcatactgacgtcccttttgcccggggacgctgcgtttcatgcctgcaggtcccgatagacaggtcaagagccctctaagtaggctatcagctcaacagaagatgttggtgcgctccatttgcttcggagttacttgtttagatggtatgatttagacatgtattgtttggtatgacggtactctgtcccggcctttatgacatttatgtactcttagaggcttgtacacATATGTCGTGCACGTGAaatattgtacggccttgtcgaccGATGtcttgagtttataaataatcatgttggcctattaggcccgtatatcatgtgtatatgataatgtaataagaaagatacgttacgttggtacttggttgagtaaggtaccaggtgcccgtcgcggcccatcgatttgggtcatgGCAAAAGTGATATCaaagtagttctgtcctagggagtctacaagctgtgtctagtagagtcttatttatgggtgtgttgtgcaccacacttataagcaagaggctacagggcatttaagactgtcactcttcttcttactctagatcgtgtggtagagctcacttataagaattcaagtctcgaacttctattcgtaataagacgttgcctacattcagaaagacgaTCGATAAGAGATACAACTGTGGGATTATTGATTTAGacgaactcgattttgcatcttgcttatgataagtaaatgtgaggtctttagcaaatCATGgatgtactgaaaggtgtaagcctcttgataagggaCCTTAAtgcaagaatatttatccacctttatggtaaaagacaatgcgtttaagaagtaaaagaagcaaggtgaagaagggtacgaggcgcccagttaatgaagaatATCGGTATTACAGTTCTGGCAGAAAATATAAGCATTAAaagttaccctcaacagtaacagagatatGTACAATTGACCGTACCCATCTccgttatgccctatgggggctaacagatgTAATTTGAGAAAAGGACGGAACTTCAAGACTTGGATGTGGTTAGAGtaaaccaaaatggtgaatggattgtttgtgttagttgacatttccaaaggatattgcaagtgtgctagtagatctcctcgtgagacacctagatggtgcaccctaaaatattaaagctagatatgagcactagaagccttgaaggaataaatattaccttaatgTGGGTCCCGCCCTAGTAAAGAAAGATTGCTAGGCAATTGAAAGAGCCAAGGGATGGAGAAAAGGGAGCCAAAggcaaaagaatgttttgttcgagtttttagaataaagcaGTAGACATAGATAATTAGCGGGAGATGAGAAGAGAGTTAATGGAGCATTATGAGTAATATATGATACACGAATAATAACGGTAGGTCAAAAaaatgatgacagtattacagaatttacagtcaagtgaagggaaagacaaaagatgacaggccttgagacaatgaaagaatataggccataaagtcatatcctcacttcgagaaaCGAGTTTGCAACTCTGACacaattaccaaaaggaaaagttagaccctagagtaatagaaactAGTAttgattggtgaacaagataaactaaacatgaaatagGGACTGAGTGAGTTGATAATAGTTGGCATCATAAGAATTTCATATCGTATTCCGACAATAATAGGACGGACAACAGAACaag contains:
- the LOC107767361 gene encoding uncharacterized protein LOC107767361, with amino-acid sequence MVVDMDVEELLIMGDSDLIIRQAQGEWKTRDIKLIPYMQHVEDLSKRFKSVQFRYIPRFHNEFVDALATLAVMLPYLGNVHIDSLDIQIREKHGYCNAVEIETDFQPWYHDIKRFLKTKEYPKQTSGDQKRTIRRLANNFFLSGDVLYKRTPDLNLLRCVDAQEARKIINEVHSGVCGPHMNGYVLVKKILRRVIIR